A genomic window from Acidobacteriota bacterium includes:
- the pilB gene encoding type IV-A pilus assembly ATPase PilB produces MGVKLGDFLLKEKLITKEQLDIALEYQKKNGIKLGSALLKLGFVTEDEIINVLSKQYGYPAINISKFDVEPEIIKLIPADVARKYIILPIHRIGTILTVAMSDPTNLTAIEDVKFITNLNVQPVIAPESALKVAIDKHYGSLYEVEVKKVIEKAKKFDTAKIQVVEEIPKDEFVDLEKISEEGPIVQLVNLIISEAINRGASDIHMEPYEKEFRIRYRIDGILYPVMTPPYRMKDSFISRIKILAKMDIAEKRLPQDGRINIRIKTQNKNIKEVDMRVSSLPTMFGEKIAIRILDREQLKLDLGSLGFELSSLEKFEKQIKKPWGIILVTGPTGSGKTNTLYSTISTLNSPEINILTAENPIEFNLFGINQVQIKEEIGLTFATCLKSFLRQDPNIILVGEIRDFETADIAIKAALTGHLVLSTVHTNDAPTTISRLINMGIEPYLIATSVNLIVAQRLVRRICKKCRTETQVPPQALIDLGFYPDEIEKITIFKARGCPECNDTGYKGRIGLFEVMELTEELREMIISGASTSEIRNKAISQGMISLRRSGLEKIKSGITSIEEVLRETINV; encoded by the coding sequence ATGGGAGTAAAATTAGGGGATTTTTTATTAAAAGAAAAACTCATAACAAAAGAGCAGCTTGATATAGCCCTTGAATATCAGAAAAAAAATGGGATAAAATTAGGGAGTGCCCTCCTTAAACTTGGTTTTGTTACAGAAGACGAGATCATAAATGTACTTAGTAAACAATATGGATATCCGGCGATAAACATTTCTAAATTTGATGTAGAACCAGAAATTATAAAGCTCATTCCTGCAGATGTTGCAAGAAAATACATTATCCTTCCCATTCACAGAATCGGAACCATCCTTACGGTCGCAATGTCAGACCCAACGAATCTTACAGCGATAGAAGATGTAAAATTCATAACAAATTTAAATGTACAACCTGTTATTGCTCCAGAATCAGCTCTAAAGGTAGCCATTGATAAACATTACGGTTCCTTGTATGAAGTTGAAGTTAAAAAGGTGATAGAAAAAGCAAAGAAATTTGACACAGCAAAGATTCAAGTGGTAGAGGAAATACCAAAAGATGAATTTGTGGATTTGGAAAAAATATCTGAGGAAGGCCCAATTGTCCAACTTGTTAATTTAATCATCTCAGAGGCCATTAACCGGGGAGCTTCAGACATCCATATGGAACCTTATGAAAAAGAATTCAGGATAAGATACAGGATAGATGGGATTCTCTATCCTGTTATGACACCACCATATCGAATGAAAGATTCATTCATATCAAGAATAAAAATTTTAGCCAAAATGGATATAGCAGAGAAAAGACTTCCTCAGGATGGAAGAATTAATATTAGAATCAAGACACAGAATAAAAACATAAAAGAAGTTGATATGAGAGTTTCGTCTCTTCCAACGATGTTTGGAGAAAAAATTGCCATCAGAATACTCGATAGAGAACAGTTAAAACTCGACCTTGGTTCCCTTGGTTTTGAACTAAGTTCCCTTGAAAAATTCGAAAAGCAAATAAAAAAACCTTGGGGAATAATACTCGTAACAGGACCTACTGGAAGCGGAAAAACAAACACTCTTTATTCTACAATTTCTACTCTTAATTCTCCAGAAATAAACATTTTAACAGCAGAGAACCCGATAGAATTCAATCTTTTTGGAATAAATCAAGTTCAGATAAAAGAAGAGATTGGGCTGACATTTGCAACCTGCCTAAAGTCTTTTTTAAGACAGGATCCAAACATAATATTAGTGGGTGAAATAAGAGATTTTGAAACCGCTGATATCGCAATAAAAGCAGCTCTGACAGGACATCTTGTTTTAAGCACAGTCCATACAAACGATGCTCCAACAACGATATCAAGATTAATAAACATGGGTATCGAACCTTATCTTATAGCAACATCAGTCAATCTGATTGTCGCTCAGAGACTTGTTCGAAGGATATGTAAAAAATGCAGAACTGAAACTCAGGTTCCACCTCAGGCTTTAATAGACCTTGGATTTTACCCTGATGAAATTGAAAAAATCACCATTTTTAAAGCCAGGGGATGTCCAGAATGTAATGATACTGGATACAAAGGAAGAATAGGGCTGTTCGAAGTAATGGAATTGACTGAAGAACTCAGGGAAATGATTATATCAGGGGCAAGCACTTCAGAAATAAGAAACAAAGCAATTTCCCAGGGGATGATTTCTTTGAGAAGAAGTGGCCTTGAAAAAATTAAGAGTGGTATTACATCAATAGAAGAAGTTTTAAGGGAGACAATAAATGTATGA
- the rph gene encoding ribonuclease PH, protein MRQNGRPFDKIRPINIVPNYLKFAEGSAYIELGETKVITTVSVEEKVPAFLKGTGKSWISAEYSMLPRSTEKRNVRESTQGRVSGRTHEIQRMIGRSLRAVVDLNLLPEKTIFIDCDVIQADGGTRTASITASCVALGLAFQKMVEKNLIQQNPLKKLVAAISVGIIDGNKLLDMDYNEDSRAEIDLNVVQTETGEIVEIQGTGEVRPFTIEEIIDLTSLARKGLEEIFEIQRRILF, encoded by the coding sequence ATGAGGCAAAATGGAAGACCATTCGATAAAATTAGACCTATAAATATAGTACCTAATTACCTAAAATTTGCTGAGGGCTCTGCTTACATTGAACTTGGTGAAACAAAAGTGATAACTACGGTTTCAGTAGAAGAAAAAGTCCCCGCATTCTTAAAAGGAACCGGAAAGAGCTGGATTTCAGCAGAATATTCAATGCTTCCAAGGTCCACTGAAAAAAGAAATGTGAGAGAAAGCACGCAGGGCAGAGTATCCGGAAGAACCCATGAAATACAGAGAATGATAGGAAGGTCTCTAAGAGCTGTAGTAGACCTAAATCTTCTTCCTGAAAAAACGATATTTATAGATTGCGATGTCATTCAGGCAGACGGTGGCACAAGAACGGCATCGATAACCGCATCATGCGTGGCTCTTGGATTAGCATTTCAAAAAATGGTAGAAAAAAATTTGATCCAACAAAACCCTCTGAAGAAATTGGTGGCTGCCATTTCCGTTGGAATCATTGATGGGAATAAATTACTCGATATGGATTACAACGAAGATTCAAGAGCAGAAATTGACCTTAATGTTGTTCAAACAGAAACTGGAGAGATTGTCGAAATTCAGGGAACAGGAGAGGTCAGACCTTTTACAATAGAAGAAATAATTGATTTAACCAGTCTTGCCAGAAAAGGGCTTGAAGAAATATTCGAGATTCAGAGAAGAATATTATTTTAA
- a CDS encoding MBL fold metallo-hydrolase, protein MERIQNFLNSIHWYGHDSFMIKWERIIYIDPWNLPKNLEKADLILVTHPHYDHFSVEDIEKIKKQGTILVGPKDVISQYKGEKKEIAPDTEIEVMNVKIKGIPAYNINKKFHPKANNWVGYIITLDNITLYHTGDTDFIPEMKKIEKIDIAFFPVGGTYTMDALEAAEACNAISPKIAIPMHWGSIIGNYDDVETFKKHCKSEIKVLKKEE, encoded by the coding sequence ATGGAGAGAATTCAAAATTTCTTAAATTCAATTCACTGGTATGGTCATGATTCCTTCATGATCAAATGGGAAAGAATAATCTACATTGACCCATGGAACTTACCTAAAAATTTAGAAAAAGCTGATTTAATTCTTGTGACCCATCCTCATTACGACCATTTCTCCGTGGAAGATATTGAAAAAATAAAAAAACAGGGAACTATCCTTGTGGGTCCTAAAGATGTAATATCCCAATACAAAGGTGAAAAAAAAGAAATCGCTCCTGATACTGAAATAGAAGTGATGAATGTTAAAATAAAAGGTATCCCTGCCTATAACATCAACAAAAAATTTCACCCAAAGGCTAACAACTGGGTAGGTTATATAATAACACTCGACAATATAACACTCTATCATACAGGAGACACTGATTTTATTCCAGAGATGAAAAAAATTGAAAAAATTGACATAGCTTTTTTCCCTGTCGGTGGCACTTATACCATGGATGCCTTAGAAGCCGCAGAAGCATGCAATGCGATATCACCAAAAATAGCAATTCCAATGCACTGGGGTTCAATTATAGGAAACTACGATGATGTGGAAACATTCAAAAAACATTGTAAATCAGAAATAAAAGTTCTGAAGAAGGAAGAATAA
- a CDS encoding lysophospholipid acyltransferase family protein — MKPKFKIEFVFILLVKTIINFFPRYIALKIGGQIGKILYFLDRAHRKTVLKNLYIAFKNEKSEKELNEIAKNTFIHFGKVIADIFKSLYIKKEELLKIVEINGIENLENALRNKKGVLLFSAHYGNWEIAVLRLALEHDAICWLARKMDNPYLENIISKVRQSFGSKIIYKKNATREVLSHLRKNTIIGILIDQNILEKEGLFVDFLGEKASTTPFLAIFHLRTGAPIIPMFCVPDSNYKYYVKLYPPIQFENYDPSIKNQLKITQFCTKIIEKEVKENPAFWFWFHKRWKTRPKGERSLYEDFS; from the coding sequence ATGAAGCCCAAATTTAAAATTGAATTTGTTTTTATATTGCTCGTAAAAACGATAATAAATTTTTTTCCCAGATACATCGCATTAAAAATTGGAGGTCAAATAGGGAAAATTCTATATTTTTTGGATAGAGCTCACAGAAAAACAGTTCTAAAGAATCTCTATATTGCATTCAAAAATGAAAAATCAGAAAAAGAATTAAATGAGATAGCAAAAAATACTTTCATTCATTTCGGAAAAGTAATCGCTGATATCTTTAAATCTCTTTACATAAAAAAAGAAGAATTATTAAAAATAGTAGAAATAAATGGGATAGAAAATTTAGAAAATGCTCTGAGAAACAAAAAAGGAGTCCTCCTTTTCTCAGCCCATTATGGAAACTGGGAAATAGCTGTATTAAGGTTAGCTCTGGAGCATGATGCAATATGCTGGCTCGCAAGAAAAATGGATAATCCATATCTGGAGAATATTATTTCAAAAGTAAGGCAATCGTTCGGCAGTAAGATTATTTATAAAAAAAATGCTACAAGAGAAGTGCTCTCTCACTTAAGAAAGAACACCATTATCGGAATCCTTATAGATCAAAATATTTTAGAGAAAGAAGGTCTTTTTGTGGATTTTTTAGGAGAAAAAGCCTCAACCACTCCTTTTCTTGCCATATTTCATTTAAGAACTGGAGCACCCATTATCCCAATGTTTTGTGTTCCCGATTCAAACTATAAATACTATGTGAAATTATATCCTCCAATTCAATTTGAGAATTATGATCCTTCAATAAAAAATCAGTTGAAAATAACTCAGTTTTGCACTAAAATTATTGAGAAAGAAGTTAAAGAGAACCCAGCTTTTTGGTTTTGGTTTCATAAAAGATGGAAAACAAGGCCGAAAGGAGAAAGGAGTCTTTATGAAGATTTCTCTTAA
- the lpxK gene encoding tetraacyldisaccharide 4'-kinase codes for MKNIIYFIISLFFKTFNRLRGIFYKLKLFDQVKFDVPVISVGNISFGGTGKTPVSIELVKILLSYNFRPAVIIRGYRGKLEKKGAILSYGERILLDEDSAGDEAVMIAKNLKIAGVFIGKNRINSIKKAKDSGFNIIILDDGFQYRKIKKDIEIVLFDHEDRTPRREGLSSLKRADIIMIRNGIHDKSIKKFLDRNIYEYRIEPIGIYDGNDRLLKENVSGKKVIAFCGIANPAKFLETLNSIGLEVVNFVRFSDHHRYTRKNIKKMESILIDKNAEFLITTEKDMIKIKNLKARYPMYYLKIKAQFNEKFLKYFENTCIPLFIQNEAQI; via the coding sequence ATGAAAAATATTATATATTTTATCATAAGTTTATTTTTTAAAACTTTTAATCGATTAAGGGGTATCTTTTATAAACTTAAACTTTTCGATCAGGTTAAATTTGATGTACCAGTCATCTCAGTTGGAAATATCTCCTTCGGAGGAACAGGGAAGACCCCGGTTTCTATTGAATTGGTAAAAATTCTGTTGAGTTATAATTTTCGACCGGCAGTAATAATAAGAGGATATAGAGGAAAATTAGAAAAAAAAGGCGCCATTCTTTCTTATGGAGAACGCATCCTCTTGGATGAAGATTCAGCCGGGGATGAGGCTGTAATGATAGCTAAAAATTTAAAAATTGCAGGGGTTTTTATCGGCAAGAACAGAATAAATTCAATAAAGAAAGCCAAAGATTCTGGATTTAACATAATTATTCTTGATGATGGATTTCAGTACAGAAAAATAAAAAAAGACATCGAGATCGTCCTTTTTGATCATGAAGACAGAACCCCCAGACGGGAAGGTCTATCATCTCTTAAAAGAGCAGATATAATTATGATAAGAAATGGAATACATGATAAATCTATTAAAAAATTCCTCGATCGAAATATCTATGAATACAGAATAGAGCCAATTGGAATTTATGATGGTAATGATCGTTTACTTAAAGAGAATGTATCCGGTAAGAAAGTCATCGCTTTTTGTGGAATCGCAAACCCTGCCAAATTTCTGGAAACACTTAATTCCATCGGATTGGAGGTGGTAAATTTTGTAAGATTCTCCGATCACCACAGATATACCCGAAAGAATATAAAAAAAATGGAATCCATTCTAATCGATAAAAACGCTGAATTTCTTATAACCACAGAAAAAGATATGATTAAAATTAAAAATTTAAAGGCGAGATATCCAATGTATTACTTAAAGATTAAAGCTCAATTCAATGAAAAATTTCTGAAATACTTCGAAAATACATGCATACCTCTTTTTATCCAAAATGAAGCCCAAATTTAA
- a CDS encoding glycosyltransferase N-terminal domain-containing protein has translation MEMLWQLIYLLLLFLSFPYFLCNKILKKKEFPVFLRRLGFNLKKDKKEKKRIWIHAVSLGEVLLTSPIISKIKELGKFDVYITTTTQTGYQVATERLSGIKKIFFSPLDIRFSVKKYLNFISPDILILVENEIWPTLILETRKRNIPILLINGRMSDRTFKYFNFFKSIIKPIVNKIDYFLVQDNETYNKYKILGISEEKLQISGNLKADTAFPFFTENEIEILKSQFNLKGKKIFVAGSTSKGEENTILEAYLKAKKANDDLKLILAPRHPNRFEEVERIIKKYKLKMKTRTSFQNKEYDVLLLNTIGELCKFYAISNGVFVGGSLVSKGGHNILEPAFYSKPICFGKYMSNFKNISEIFLKKKASILIKNEKDLVNFIKKIDSEELKSMGIRAYKTYLSLKGGTEKTIDKILSLI, from the coding sequence ATGGAAATGCTATGGCAATTAATTTATCTCCTGCTACTATTCCTTTCATTTCCCTATTTCCTGTGCAACAAAATCCTCAAGAAAAAGGAATTTCCAGTTTTTTTGAGAAGGCTGGGTTTCAATTTAAAAAAAGACAAAAAAGAAAAAAAAAGAATATGGATTCATGCTGTATCTCTCGGAGAAGTACTCCTTACAAGCCCCATTATTTCAAAAATAAAAGAGTTAGGGAAATTTGACGTATATATAACAACCACAACTCAAACCGGATACCAGGTAGCAACGGAAAGATTGAGTGGAATAAAAAAAATTTTTTTCTCGCCCCTTGACATCAGGTTCTCTGTTAAAAAATATTTAAATTTCATCTCTCCTGATATACTAATCCTTGTAGAAAATGAAATATGGCCAACTCTTATTTTGGAAACAAGGAAACGTAATATACCGATTTTGCTGATAAATGGCAGGATGAGTGATAGAACTTTTAAATATTTTAATTTTTTCAAGTCTATCATAAAACCTATAGTAAACAAAATCGATTACTTTCTCGTTCAGGATAATGAAACATACAATAAGTATAAAATACTTGGAATTTCTGAAGAAAAACTGCAAATCTCTGGAAACCTCAAAGCTGACACTGCATTTCCATTTTTTACAGAAAATGAAATTGAAATCCTTAAAAGTCAATTCAACCTTAAGGGCAAAAAAATTTTTGTTGCAGGGAGTACTTCAAAAGGAGAAGAAAATACAATCCTTGAGGCTTATTTAAAAGCAAAAAAAGCTAATGACGATTTGAAACTTATTCTGGCTCCAAGACATCCGAATAGATTCGAAGAGGTTGAGAGAATAATAAAAAAATATAAATTAAAAATGAAAACAAGAACCTCATTCCAGAATAAAGAGTATGATGTCCTTCTTCTTAACACCATAGGAGAGCTTTGCAAATTCTATGCAATTTCAAATGGAGTTTTTGTTGGAGGAAGCCTTGTGTCTAAAGGGGGCCATAATATCCTTGAACCAGCCTTCTACTCCAAACCTATCTGTTTTGGAAAATATATGTCTAATTTTAAGAATATTTCAGAAATTTTTTTAAAGAAAAAAGCATCTATCTTGATAAAGAATGAAAAAGACTTGGTAAATTTTATCAAAAAAATTGATTCTGAAGAATTAAAAAGCATGGGAATAAGGGCATACAAAACATATCTCTCGCTTAAAGGTGGAACCGAAAAAACAATCGATAAAATCCTGAGTCTTATTTAA
- a CDS encoding thioredoxin family protein: protein MSYISDEDSKEIKKMFESLKDKIRIRIFRDEEENCQYCKETIALISELSMLSDKIEMEILNFSSDKEMVEKYSIERVPAIVLEKDTDLGIRYYGVPAGYEFASLLGDIIDISKGDSGLSEKTKEELKKINVPVHIKVFVTPSCPYCPSAVRLAHKMAIENEYIRADMIESTEFQELSINYNVYSVPKVVINEKIQFEGALPEPSFLKKVLEVI from the coding sequence ATGTCTTATATTTCAGATGAAGATTCAAAAGAAATTAAAAAGATGTTTGAAAGTCTCAAAGATAAAATTCGAATAAGAATTTTTAGAGATGAAGAAGAAAATTGTCAGTATTGCAAAGAAACTATTGCTTTGATTTCTGAGCTTTCCATGCTTTCAGATAAAATAGAAATGGAGATTTTAAACTTCTCATCGGATAAAGAAATGGTGGAGAAATATTCAATTGAAAGAGTCCCTGCAATAGTACTGGAGAAAGATACTGATTTAGGAATCAGATATTATGGGGTTCCAGCAGGATACGAATTTGCTTCTCTTCTTGGGGATATAATAGATATATCCAAAGGAGATTCCGGTTTGAGCGAAAAAACAAAAGAAGAGTTGAAAAAAATTAATGTTCCAGTTCATATAAAAGTATTTGTAACTCCAAGCTGCCCATATTGTCCATCCGCAGTAAGATTAGCCCATAAAATGGCAATTGAAAACGAGTACATAAGAGCAGATATGATTGAGTCTACAGAATTCCAAGAGCTTTCAATCAATTACAATGTATACAGTGTTCCTAAAGTGGTAATTAATGAAAAAATTCAATTTGAGGGAGCACTTCCTGAACCTTCTTTTTTAAAAAAGGTATTAGAAGTAATCTAA
- a CDS encoding tetratricopeptide repeat protein: protein MRNLFAPIIIVLSLSMLFSQEKKDSYLSYYYFLLSSQEIFEGNWERADKLLQESLKYSEEPSAIYYYISEVKAHLDMLEESEKYAMRSIELDSNNCDAYVLLAKINLSYISSNEKENEKYFRKAKDFLKESLKCNPSNVESLFLLGNVSINLGEIPEAKESLKKLIEISPFSIEGYLSLADVYIREKKYDEAEKLLLKTLDINPYYYRAFSVLGDLYELQKNFDKAENLYSRAVQIYKSDLNFEKRLIKILIRKSKYGEALKEIEQARKREKIDKELLILKAQILKQIKKLEQAKDVYQEILNLYPGDWVPRYYLSELNLDTYYYQEALNVFLSLKDDETIPHGLKITILKEIGYIYIIMKDHDNAEKYFQEVRKINERDLQANSYIAYIKKGKKNYEDALKIVDEFLKEVPDDKFLFITKIEILKAVNKRNEALQLVKEKIKEYNHLEYYSTGALIYNKQKDWEKGLKFFKRAEKEFPMKDELFLRWGAYYEENNRISESEKYFRRCLRINPKNSSALNYLSYMWAERGLNLKEALEMSKKAVNIDPENPDYIDTLGWVYFKMKDYEKAKDYLEKAYRKKNWEPEIIEHLGDLYFSLKEYDLALEFWKKAADYNPKNKKELYNKIKNVTKIKKEGNK, encoded by the coding sequence ATGAGAAATTTATTTGCTCCTATAATAATTGTACTATCATTATCGATGCTATTTTCTCAGGAAAAGAAAGATTCGTATTTAAGTTACTACTATTTCCTTCTTTCAAGTCAGGAAATATTTGAGGGGAATTGGGAAAGAGCTGATAAATTGCTCCAGGAATCGCTTAAATACTCTGAAGAGCCATCTGCCATTTATTATTATATTTCTGAGGTTAAAGCTCATCTGGACATGCTCGAAGAATCAGAAAAATATGCGATGAGATCAATAGAACTTGATTCGAATAATTGTGATGCTTATGTATTATTAGCCAAGATAAATCTTTCTTATATATCCAGCAATGAAAAAGAAAATGAAAAATACTTTAGAAAAGCAAAAGATTTTTTAAAAGAATCTTTAAAATGTAACCCATCCAATGTCGAATCATTATTTCTTTTAGGAAATGTATCCATAAATCTTGGCGAGATTCCAGAGGCAAAGGAGAGCCTCAAAAAATTAATCGAGATTTCTCCTTTCTCAATAGAAGGATATCTTAGTCTTGCTGATGTCTACATTCGAGAGAAAAAATATGATGAAGCAGAAAAATTATTGTTGAAAACTCTCGATATAAATCCGTATTATTATAGAGCTTTTTCCGTTCTTGGGGATTTATATGAGCTTCAGAAAAATTTTGATAAAGCAGAAAATTTATATTCAAGGGCTGTTCAAATTTATAAATCTGACTTAAATTTTGAGAAAAGATTGATTAAAATATTGATCAGAAAATCCAAGTATGGAGAAGCCCTTAAAGAAATTGAGCAAGCTCGGAAAAGAGAAAAAATTGACAAAGAGCTTTTAATTTTAAAGGCACAAATTTTAAAACAGATCAAAAAGCTTGAACAGGCAAAAGATGTTTATCAAGAGATCCTAAATCTCTACCCAGGAGATTGGGTACCAAGATATTACTTATCAGAACTCAATCTTGATACTTATTATTATCAGGAGGCGTTAAATGTATTTTTATCCCTTAAAGATGACGAGACAATTCCCCATGGATTAAAGATAACAATCCTGAAAGAGATTGGATATATTTATATAATTATGAAAGACCATGATAATGCTGAGAAGTATTTCCAGGAGGTTAGAAAAATTAACGAAAGGGATCTCCAAGCAAATTCTTATATAGCCTATATCAAAAAAGGAAAAAAGAATTACGAGGATGCATTAAAAATTGTGGATGAGTTTTTGAAGGAAGTTCCTGATGACAAATTTCTTTTTATAACTAAAATTGAAATTTTAAAAGCAGTTAATAAAAGAAACGAAGCGCTCCAGCTTGTCAAAGAAAAAATAAAAGAATACAACCATCTTGAATATTATTCTACAGGAGCATTGATTTATAACAAACAAAAGGACTGGGAAAAAGGGCTAAAATTTTTTAAGAGAGCTGAAAAAGAATTTCCTATGAAAGATGAACTTTTTCTGAGGTGGGGTGCCTATTACGAGGAAAACAATAGAATTTCTGAATCTGAGAAATATTTTAGAAGATGCTTAAGGATTAATCCGAAGAATTCATCTGCCTTAAATTATCTTTCATACATGTGGGCTGAACGAGGTTTAAATTTAAAAGAAGCTCTTGAAATGAGTAAGAAGGCAGTTAATATCGATCCTGAAAATCCTGATTATATCGATACCCTTGGATGGGTATATTTTAAGATGAAAGATTATGAGAAAGCTAAAGATTATCTGGAAAAGGCATATAGGAAAAAGAACTGGGAACCAGAAATAATAGAACATCTGGGAGATCTGTATTTTTCATTGAAAGAATATGATCTGGCCCTTGAGTTCTGGAAGAAAGCGGCAGATTATAACCCGAAGAATAAAAAAGAGTTATACAATAAAATTAAAAATGTAACCAAGATAAAAAAAGAGGGAAATAAATAA
- the ispE gene encoding 4-(cytidine 5'-diphospho)-2-C-methyl-D-erythritol kinase, whose amino-acid sequence MRSISLRAFAKINLGLEVLGMRKDGYHEIKTIFQSVNLWDSIYIEEIEKGIYLAGNSQKIPWDRSNLIFKACEIFLDTFRIKKGVRIYIKKRIPPGKGLGGGSSNAASVLVGLKKMWGIPGDNSILLPISKSLGADVPYFLCGGTALGTGTGASITPLEDIKNLWAFLIFPDICLSTSFVYSNLLLTFQTKESNINRFLRNKDLSSLENDLEKVSLEIHPDLKYIKKFLKEEGAKLVLMSGSGSSIFGIFKEYSEAKKTAKKIENMDFKIAKFIERKYYWKYLWN is encoded by the coding sequence ATGAGAAGCATATCGCTCAGGGCATTTGCTAAAATAAACCTGGGACTCGAAGTTCTGGGAATGAGAAAGGATGGCTATCATGAGATAAAAACAATTTTTCAGAGTGTTAATCTGTGGGATTCCATTTATATTGAGGAGATTGAAAAGGGAATTTATTTAGCTGGGAATTCACAAAAAATTCCGTGGGATAGAAGCAACCTTATTTTTAAGGCATGTGAAATATTTCTGGATACTTTCAGGATCAAAAAGGGCGTTAGAATTTATATAAAAAAAAGAATCCCTCCTGGTAAAGGATTGGGAGGTGGCTCAAGTAATGCAGCCTCTGTTCTTGTTGGATTAAAAAAAATGTGGGGTATTCCTGGAGATAATTCAATTTTGTTGCCGATTTCAAAATCCCTGGGTGCTGATGTACCATATTTTTTATGCGGAGGAACTGCCCTGGGAACCGGAACAGGTGCCAGTATAACTCCATTAGAAGATATCAAAAATTTATGGGCTTTTTTAATTTTTCCGGATATATGTTTATCAACAAGCTTTGTTTATTCTAATTTGTTATTGACTTTTCAGACAAAAGAAAGTAATATAAATAGGTTTCTGAGAAATAAGGATTTAAGCTCTTTGGAGAACGATCTCGAGAAAGTTTCATTAGAAATACATCCAGATTTAAAATACATTAAGAAATTTTTAAAAGAAGAAGGAGCTAAATTAGTGTTGATGAGCGGGAGTGGAAGTAGTATTTTTGGTATCTTTAAAGAATATTCTGAAGCTAAAAAAACAGCAAAAAAAATTGAAAATATGGATTTTAAGATAGCAAAATTTATTGAGAGAAAATATTACTGGAAATATTTATGGAATTAA